A single region of the Salvia miltiorrhiza cultivar Shanhuang (shh) chromosome 8, IMPLAD_Smil_shh, whole genome shotgun sequence genome encodes:
- the LOC130997842 gene encoding LOW QUALITY PROTEIN: zinc finger protein ZAT5-like (The sequence of the model RefSeq protein was modified relative to this genomic sequence to represent the inferred CDS: deleted 1 base in 1 codon) gives MLQEVTMIKGKRSKRPRSASPLALTIATSSELSGGGGAVGDGVISDVSPSHSHDEEEEDMANCLILLAKGRSSQPAAEAYQCKTCSKSFSSFQALGGHRASHKKPIKPEEKKPLMREKQERECFQLAERDDSTNLSLQISNRSASSGSPQSKTRVHECSICGAEFGSGQALGGHMRRHRPIPAVASGGVKKARNLLSLDLNLPAPEDDQPESKFPFATKEQVIVFAASPLIDCHY, from the exons ATGCTGCAGGAAGTTACTATGATCAAGGGGAAGCGGAGCAAGCGGCCTCGCTCCGCCTCCCCTCTCGCCCTAACCATCGCCACCAGCTCCGAGCTCAGCGGTGGTGGTGGAGCTGTTGGCGAC GGCGTTATAAGCGACGTCTCGCCTTCCCATTCACatgatgaggaggaggaagatATGGCGAATTGTTTGATCCTCCTGGCCAAAGGGAGGTCATCACAGCCGGCCGCGGAGGCGTACCAGTGCAAAACGTGTAGCAAGAGTTTTTCTTCCTTCCAAGCTCTCGGCGGCCACCGTGCGAGTCACAAGAAGCCCATCAAGCCAGAAGAGAAGAAGCCGTTGATGAGAGAGAAACAGGAGAGAGAGTGTTTTCAGCTGGCGGAACGTGACGACAGCACAAATCTGTCTCTTCAAATCTCAAACAGATCGGCTTCGTCTGGCAGCCCGCAGAGCAAGACTAGGGTTCACGAGTGCTCCATATGCGGCGCCGAATTCGGTTCCGGCCAGGCGTTGGGCGGCCACATGCGGCGGCACAGGCCAATTCCCGCGGTGGCCAGCGGCGGAGTGAAGAAGGCGAGGAATCTGTTATCCTTAGACCTCAATCTTCCTGCCCCAGAAGATGATCAACCGGAATCAAAGTTTCCTTTTGCCACCAAGGAACAAGTCATAGTCTTCGCTGCTTCGCCATTAATTGATTGCCATTATTAA